A single Pedobacter sp. PACM 27299 DNA region contains:
- a CDS encoding pesticidal protein Cry7Aa, with protein MILIKKEGVILRKTNLDFECQGVLNPAIIKEGERVYMFYRAVAKNNYSTIGFCELNGPLEVIQRNDLPVLIPIDDNESRGIEDPRIVKIDECYYLTYTAFDGFNALGALATSLDLKTFERHGIIVPMISFPEFKALAENTGKLNEKYSRFAHDKTIITMNTRLLVWDKDVCFFPRRIKNQLYFLHRIKPDIQIACVNELSELNELFWKNYLLNFNNNIVLAPRYDHEISYIGGGCPPIETTEGWLVIYHGVHDTANGYVYSACAAMLDLENPGIEIARLPYPLFKPETIWELTGEVDSVCFPSGTAIFGDTLYIYYGAADEQIACASVSLNELIAALLTFRLQ; from the coding sequence TTGATACTAATAAAAAAAGAAGGTGTTATTTTAAGAAAAACCAACCTAGACTTTGAATGTCAAGGTGTGCTTAATCCCGCTATCATAAAAGAAGGTGAGCGGGTTTATATGTTTTACAGGGCGGTGGCTAAAAACAATTACTCAACCATTGGCTTTTGCGAGCTAAATGGCCCATTGGAAGTTATTCAAAGAAATGATCTTCCGGTGCTCATCCCAATAGATGACAACGAATCCAGGGGAATCGAAGACCCGAGGATCGTAAAAATCGACGAATGCTACTATCTAACCTATACTGCTTTTGATGGATTCAATGCATTGGGCGCTCTGGCAACCTCGCTGGATTTAAAAACATTTGAAAGACATGGCATCATTGTACCTATGATTTCGTTTCCTGAATTCAAAGCACTTGCAGAAAATACGGGTAAGCTTAATGAAAAGTATTCCAGGTTTGCTCATGACAAGACCATAATTACCATGAACACAAGACTTCTGGTTTGGGATAAGGATGTGTGTTTTTTCCCCAGAAGAATAAAAAATCAACTTTATTTTCTTCACCGTATCAAACCTGATATACAAATTGCCTGTGTAAATGAGCTTTCAGAGCTGAATGAGTTGTTCTGGAAAAATTACCTGTTAAACTTCAACAACAATATCGTTTTGGCTCCAAGATATGACCATGAAATAAGCTATATCGGAGGTGGTTGTCCACCAATAGAAACAACAGAAGGCTGGCTGGTGATTTACCACGGAGTACATGACACCGCAAATGGATATGTATATTCTGCATGCGCAGCCATGCTGGATCTGGAAAACCCTGGTATAGAGATTGCCCGTTTGCCATATCCTCTGTTTAAACCTGAAACAATATGGGAATTAACTGGTGAAGTGGATAGTGTCTGTTTTCCTTCAGGCACAGCTATCTTTGGTGATACGCTCTATATCTATTATGGAGCAGCAGATGAACAAATAGCCTGCGCCTCTGTTAGCTTAAATGAACTGATAGCAGCACTTTTAACATTCAGGCTCCAGTAG
- a CDS encoding chemotaxis protein CheB, whose product MNEPEYIIAIGASAGGLEEINSFFDHTPLDGVSYIVVQHLSASFKSRMVVVLAKWIWPWTLFNG is encoded by the coding sequence ATGAATGAACCTGAATATATTATTGCCATTGGCGCTTCTGCTGGTGGACTGGAAGAAATCAACTCTTTCTTTGATCATACGCCATTAGATGGAGTGTCCTATATTGTTGTTCAACATCTTTCAGCTTCTTTTAAAAGCAGAATGGTTGTAGTCCTGGCTAAATGGATTTGGCCTTGGACTCTATTTAACGGCTGA
- a CDS encoding universal stress protein yields MKNLLVLTDFSKPAKHAAAYAYSLAKQIQANIILCNVVIIPAEVPQAGLIVWPLEESDVLLKESEVELKKLKLQLEKMGDNQSPNSEISFRSDPGILLDVVRDISAETKIDFVMMATHGAGFSGLLMGNHSRSLIDDIGSPLFIIPAMAKIAPIRKIAFATDFVDPDNEMKFIRELIVLASSLKAEIFITHVYKENEASPELYKSVQEIMLNISCENDYPKIYYKAIKNVNKKQGLDWLMIHGEMDLLVMVHHAQGFLDRMIRGSLTQKMAGELTIPLLVFKKAPSPELI; encoded by the coding sequence ATGAAAAACCTATTGGTACTTACTGATTTTTCCAAGCCCGCAAAACATGCGGCAGCCTATGCCTATAGCTTGGCTAAGCAAATACAAGCGAACATCATACTATGTAATGTGGTTATTATTCCGGCAGAGGTTCCTCAGGCGGGGCTTATAGTTTGGCCCCTGGAAGAATCTGATGTTCTTTTAAAGGAAAGTGAAGTAGAATTAAAGAAGCTAAAGCTGCAATTGGAAAAAATGGGCGATAACCAGAGTCCCAATTCTGAGATCAGCTTCAGAAGTGATCCGGGAATTCTACTGGATGTGGTAAGGGACATATCTGCCGAAACTAAGATCGATTTTGTAATGATGGCTACACATGGTGCAGGTTTTAGTGGACTGCTAATGGGAAATCATAGCAGAAGTTTGATTGATGATATTGGCTCACCACTCTTTATTATTCCAGCAATGGCTAAAATTGCCCCAATCCGAAAGATCGCTTTTGCTACTGATTTTGTAGATCCCGATAACGAAATGAAATTTATCCGGGAGCTGATTGTATTGGCCTCTTCACTTAAAGCGGAAATATTTATCACACATGTATATAAAGAAAATGAGGCTAGTCCAGAACTTTATAAGTCTGTTCAGGAAATTATGCTGAATATCTCCTGTGAAAATGATTATCCAAAAATTTATTATAAGGCTATTAAAAACGTGAATAAAAAACAAGGATTGGATTGGTTAATGATTCATGGTGAGATGGACCTGCTAGTTATGGTTCACCATGCTCAAGGTTTCTTAGATAGAATGATTCGGGGAAGTCTGACCCAAAAAATGGCAGGGGAACTGACAATTCCGTTACTCGTGTTCAAGAAGGCTCCTTCGCCTGAGTTAATTTAA
- a CDS encoding YciE/YciF ferroxidase family protein gives MEAKLSINNLQDLLDLNTSHFSSAETELKRKLLEWANISSSMQLKMILKKYISFTSQHLQRMDTFLEQEKILSVTRTNTIMLAFIKSIDEKLEACKNPEIKDACILAGIQSICHFKISNYGTAAAFAKLIGLAEFANVFYESEVNEKHIDDELTQLAIYEININAMTPLNLTQ, from the coding sequence ATGGAAGCAAAACTAAGTATCAATAATCTTCAGGATCTACTCGACCTGAACACCTCACATTTTTCAAGTGCAGAAACTGAATTGAAAAGAAAACTCCTCGAATGGGCAAACATCTCCAGTTCCATGCAACTTAAGATGATTTTAAAAAAATATATCAGTTTTACCAGTCAGCACCTGCAAAGGATGGATACTTTTCTTGAACAAGAAAAGATTCTTTCGGTTACCAGGACAAACACGATCATGTTGGCTTTCATCAAATCTATCGATGAGAAACTGGAAGCCTGCAAAAATCCTGAAATCAAGGATGCCTGCATACTTGCCGGGATCCAATCCATATGTCATTTTAAGATCAGCAATTATGGAACAGCGGCAGCATTTGCTAAACTGATAGGGCTTGCGGAATTCGCAAATGTCTTTTATGAATCTGAAGTCAACGAAAAACACATCGATGACGAGCTAACGCAACTTGCCATTTATGAAATCAACATTAATGCAATGACTCCATTGAACCTGACACAATAA
- a CDS encoding 2,3-bisphosphoglycerate-dependent phosphoglycerate mutase, which translates to MKDTLDRVVPFYQKEILPVLKQGKTILIVAHGNSLRALTMYLENLNEQEVSMLNIATGIPHVYDFSVDMHLTGKVYL; encoded by the coding sequence TTGAAGGATACTCTTGACCGTGTTGTGCCCTTTTATCAGAAGGAAATTTTGCCAGTGTTAAAGCAGGGTAAAACTATTCTGATCGTTGCTCATGGCAATAGTCTGAGAGCATTGACGATGTACCTGGAGAATCTGAATGAACAGGAAGTTTCAATGCTGAACATCGCCACAGGAATTCCTCACGTTTATGATTTCTCGGTTGATATGCATCTGACCGGGAAAGTTTACCTCTAA
- a CDS encoding 2,3-bisphosphoglycerate-dependent phosphoglycerate mutase: protein MSKLILLRHGQSLWNLENRFTGEMDIDLTDQGEQEATSAGILLKDFCINVAFTSMLKRAIHTLEIVLKEIDGVVPIVKSSALNERNYGDLQGLNKSDVKKYTVLQRCSCGEEALGQDPLGVKV, encoded by the coding sequence ATGTCTAAACTTATTTTACTACGTCATGGTCAGTCGCTATGGAACCTGGAGAACAGATTTACCGGCGAAATGGATATTGACTTAACAGATCAAGGGGAACAGGAGGCAACAAGTGCAGGAATACTATTGAAGGATTTCTGCATTAATGTTGCTTTCACTTCGATGCTTAAAAGAGCAATCCATACGCTCGAAATTGTTCTTAAAGAAATCGATGGTGTAGTTCCGATTGTAAAGTCGTCGGCACTGAATGAAAGAAACTATGGAGACCTGCAAGGACTTAACAAGTCAGATGTCAAAAAATATACGGTATTGCAAAGGTGCTCTTGTGGAGAAGAAGCTTTAGGACAAGACCCCCTGGGGGTGAAAGTTTGA
- a CDS encoding Hsp20/alpha crystallin family protein — MTNLKKSETLSTVALMTDNFWDDEAFASSDEPKYAVNIQDKIGRYKLEFSAPGFKKNDFRITTDNGMLTVTAESSRAEKESDENYIRKEFSHSSFTGSFRLPENVLEDHISAKYHNGLFTINLKKSDKGVLLKKRQIKIH; from the coding sequence ATGACCAACTTAAAAAAAAGTGAAACGTTATCGACAGTAGCTTTGATGACCGATAATTTCTGGGATGATGAGGCTTTTGCCAGTTCTGATGAGCCTAAATATGCTGTAAACATACAGGATAAAATAGGCAGGTATAAGCTTGAGTTTTCAGCTCCGGGCTTTAAAAAGAATGACTTCAGGATTACTACTGACAATGGCATGTTGACAGTTACTGCAGAGTCAAGCAGGGCAGAAAAGGAAAGTGATGAAAACTATATCCGCAAGGAGTTCTCCCATTCCTCATTTACAGGATCCTTTCGCCTCCCTGAAAATGTTCTTGAAGATCATATTTCTGCTAAATACCATAATGGGCTGTTTACGATTAACTTAAAAAAATCAGATAAGGGCGTACTGCTTAAAAAAAGACAGATTAAGATCCATTAG
- a CDS encoding YoaK family protein: MLRHFGTKRTYKHNLWVAVLLSFVAGFVNAAGFLGFFALTTNVTGHAALFAEQIASRDWNNAGTVAIWMLLFLIGAWCSSLIVTRIGHHERFSFAIPIFIELVILIFCAIYGSSNDLFFPKNFFVGCLLFTMGLQNALVSVISGSVVRTTHLTGTFTDLGIELAQLKLGNPEGQQELVSKIKLRLSIILFFMIGALSGAYLFRYLNFKAFLLPCFVLCFTLFFDIFRLRVKRYYTNLIHHITEKL, translated from the coding sequence ATGCTTAGACATTTTGGGACTAAAAGAACTTATAAACATAACCTTTGGGTCGCTGTTTTATTAAGTTTTGTGGCCGGATTTGTGAATGCAGCTGGATTTTTAGGATTCTTTGCCTTAACTACAAACGTAACCGGTCATGCTGCATTATTTGCTGAACAGATTGCATCTCGAGATTGGAACAATGCAGGAACGGTTGCTATCTGGATGTTATTGTTTCTTATCGGGGCATGGTGTTCAAGTTTGATTGTTACCAGGATTGGTCATCATGAACGGTTTTCTTTTGCAATTCCTATTTTTATAGAATTGGTCATTTTGATATTTTGTGCCATTTATGGGAGCAGTAATGATTTGTTTTTTCCTAAAAATTTTTTCGTTGGCTGCCTTCTTTTTACTATGGGTTTGCAAAACGCTTTGGTTTCTGTGATCTCCGGATCAGTGGTACGTACAACTCATTTAACCGGAACTTTTACTGATCTTGGAATTGAATTAGCCCAATTGAAACTGGGTAATCCAGAAGGACAACAGGAGCTGGTTTCTAAAATCAAATTACGATTGTCAATCATACTTTTCTTTATGATTGGAGCACTGTCAGGTGCTTATTTGTTTCGTTACCTAAACTTCAAGGCTTTTTTACTTCCATGCTTTGTTTTGTGTTTTACTTTGTTTTTTGATATTTTTCGTTTGCGTGTTAAGCGGTATTATACTAACCTAATACATCATATAACCGAGAAATTGTAA
- a CDS encoding NAD-dependent succinate-semialdehyde dehydrogenase has product MAIQTINPFNNELIKSFPEMSPELVAEEISIADETFQSWRKTSYAQRAELLHGVAKLMREQKDQLSKLITLEMGKLLAQSYGEIELSADIIDYYAINGEAFLSDQKLETEFGEAYIKSTPIGVLLGVEPWNFPFYQVARFAAPNIMAGNVVLVKHASNVPQCALAIQELFAEAGAPKGLYTNLFVSGSRIDDVVADPRIKGVALTGSEIAGASIAAAAGKYLKKSVLELGGSDAFIVLEDADLDKAVDWAVVGRMNNTGQCCVASKRIIVLEAVADEFLDKFKAKLGGLKVGDPMDEATELGPLSSEGAVIELIEQVQRSVRAGAKVLLGGKLINRKGAFIEATILGDVKPGMAAYHEELFGPVASFYRVNNEQEAIDLANDSPFGLGGSIFTNDIERGKRLAEQIDTGMVFINHPTWTQPDLPFGGTKGSGYGRELSSLGIQEFVNKKLIRVSKLTDPF; this is encoded by the coding sequence ATGGCTATTCAAACCATTAACCCTTTTAATAATGAACTTATTAAAAGTTTTCCCGAAATGTCTCCGGAATTGGTGGCAGAGGAAATTTCTATCGCTGATGAAACCTTCCAAAGCTGGCGTAAAACCAGTTATGCACAGCGGGCAGAACTTTTACATGGTGTCGCAAAATTGATGCGTGAGCAAAAAGACCAACTGTCTAAATTGATCACATTGGAGATGGGTAAGTTACTTGCTCAAAGCTATGGGGAGATTGAACTCAGCGCTGATATTATTGATTATTACGCTATAAATGGGGAAGCCTTTCTAAGTGACCAAAAATTGGAAACTGAATTTGGTGAAGCTTATATTAAGAGTACTCCTATTGGTGTCCTGCTTGGGGTTGAACCATGGAATTTTCCTTTTTATCAGGTCGCTCGTTTTGCTGCACCTAACATTATGGCAGGTAATGTCGTGTTAGTTAAGCATGCTTCGAATGTTCCTCAATGCGCGTTGGCCATTCAGGAATTGTTTGCAGAGGCTGGGGCACCCAAAGGATTATATACTAATTTATTTGTTAGTGGAAGCCGTATAGATGACGTGGTCGCAGATCCCAGGATTAAAGGTGTTGCCCTTACCGGAAGTGAAATTGCTGGCGCAAGTATCGCGGCTGCTGCCGGGAAATATTTAAAGAAGTCGGTACTTGAACTTGGTGGCAGCGACGCTTTTATTGTTTTGGAAGACGCTGATCTGGATAAGGCCGTTGACTGGGCTGTTGTTGGGCGGATGAACAATACCGGCCAATGTTGTGTGGCCTCTAAGCGGATTATTGTTCTGGAAGCAGTTGCTGATGAGTTTTTGGATAAATTCAAGGCCAAACTGGGTGGCTTGAAAGTTGGAGATCCAATGGATGAGGCAACAGAACTGGGGCCATTAAGCTCAGAAGGAGCCGTTATAGAGTTAATAGAACAAGTACAGCGAAGTGTCAGGGCTGGTGCAAAGGTATTGCTGGGTGGTAAACTAATTAATCGAAAAGGTGCATTTATTGAGGCTACCATTTTGGGTGATGTTAAACCTGGAATGGCTGCATATCATGAAGAATTATTCGGTCCGGTTGCTTCGTTTTACAGGGTGAACAATGAGCAGGAGGCGATTGATCTGGCCAATGACTCGCCTTTTGGATTGGGTGGGAGTATCTTTACCAATGATATAGAACGGGGAAAGCGTTTGGCCGAACAGATTGACACCGGAATGGTATTTATCAACCATCCAACCTGGACTCAGCCTGACTTGCCTTTTGGCGGGACTAAAGGATCAGGATATGGAAGGGAGTTGTCTAGTCTTGGTATACAAGAATTTGTCAATAAAAAATTGATTCGGGTCAGCAAATTAACAGACCCTTTTTAG
- a CDS encoding cation-translocating P-type ATPase: protein MENEITYPLERSYALSVAEVCKALNTDETSGIIHAEAEKRALKFGLNIYQSQKKKSIWMMLIGQFSSPIVYLLFVAAFASMYFGNAIEAISILVVIFLNALIGFFMELQARTSMRALKKMDQVFSKVIRHGKTKELPAEQIVPGDLMVLEAGDMIPADGRIVQFNQLQCDESPLTGESFPALKQLEAINGAVELADRINMVFKGTAVMNGNAKVVVTGTGENTELGRITSMVDRPEATTTPLDLKINKLTKKLIWITLVMTGLFSLSAVLEGKSWLLILETSIALAVAAFPEGLPIVATVALAYGMLLMARKNAIVKKLSAVETLGGVNVIFTDKTGTLTENKIYVELLGFPDEVLQVAIEKGVLKYLNGLGQSGGENFEKLILIGALCNDASLEDKESGKKAVGDPVEVALLYLTEASGVSSEQLIAEYPRLAETPFNAETKMMVTLNEHQNGDFVAAKGAVESILERCTQIQSGKEKLPLTPAQRTGIISAAEKISADGLRVLAFGYREAPEISKEHYLEELVYVGMVGFLDPPRLAVKGAIATCRVAGIKTVMITGDHPMTALNIAMKTGIATKDDQEVIKGSELPDMKSLSKQWRKKILSAVVFARTTPRQKLEIVEVYQKAGYLVAMTGDGVNDAPALKQADIGIAMGLRGTQVAKETASIVLKDDSFVSIARAVAHGREIFQNIQRFVIYLVSCNLSEIFIVTLLGFLAPQTILLPLQILFLNMVTDVFPALALGLGKGDPTVMEKSPRDPKLDIISNKNWLIIVLYATLITGSVVLAVFYCRAFVSNDPKVLNNIAFITLAFAQLFHVFNMSSNHSGIWSNEVTKNRFVWLALLLCFFLIFLVYLFPQTHVALNLSIFSIDAWMVAIMASLLPLVVVQIYKILWGKRKSTSP, encoded by the coding sequence ATGGAAAATGAAATAACCTATCCCCTGGAAAGAAGTTATGCGCTAAGTGTCGCTGAGGTGTGCAAGGCGCTAAACACCGATGAGACCTCAGGGATTATACATGCAGAAGCCGAAAAACGAGCCTTGAAATTTGGGTTAAATATTTATCAAAGCCAAAAAAAGAAAAGCATCTGGATGATGCTTATCGGACAGTTTAGCAGCCCAATTGTGTATTTGTTATTTGTCGCTGCCTTCGCATCCATGTATTTTGGAAATGCGATAGAAGCTATTTCTATCCTGGTGGTTATTTTTCTGAATGCGCTCATTGGTTTTTTTATGGAGTTGCAGGCCCGGACGTCGATGCGTGCATTAAAAAAAATGGATCAGGTCTTTTCCAAAGTGATCCGGCATGGGAAGACCAAAGAGTTGCCAGCAGAACAAATCGTTCCAGGAGATCTGATGGTGCTGGAAGCGGGGGATATGATCCCGGCCGATGGGCGGATAGTTCAGTTCAATCAATTGCAATGTGATGAATCTCCTCTTACTGGTGAATCTTTTCCTGCACTGAAGCAACTTGAAGCCATAAATGGAGCGGTTGAACTGGCAGACAGGATCAACATGGTTTTTAAGGGAACTGCTGTAATGAATGGCAATGCTAAAGTGGTCGTTACCGGCACTGGAGAAAATACCGAGTTGGGGAGAATTACCTCGATGGTGGATCGCCCAGAGGCGACCACTACACCACTGGATTTGAAGATTAATAAGTTAACTAAAAAGTTGATTTGGATTACTTTAGTGATGACTGGGCTATTTTCTCTTTCGGCGGTGCTGGAAGGAAAGTCTTGGTTATTGATTCTTGAAACTTCAATTGCCCTGGCGGTAGCTGCTTTTCCTGAAGGACTGCCTATCGTTGCCACCGTTGCTTTGGCCTATGGGATGTTGCTTATGGCCAGAAAAAATGCAATTGTTAAAAAACTGTCTGCAGTTGAGACTCTTGGTGGGGTAAATGTAATTTTCACAGATAAAACAGGCACTTTAACAGAAAATAAGATCTACGTGGAATTACTTGGCTTTCCAGATGAAGTTTTGCAGGTAGCTATTGAAAAAGGAGTGTTGAAATATTTGAACGGTTTAGGTCAAAGCGGCGGGGAGAATTTTGAAAAGCTGATCCTGATCGGAGCTTTATGCAACGATGCATCGTTGGAAGATAAAGAAAGCGGAAAAAAGGCTGTCGGAGATCCGGTAGAGGTAGCCTTACTTTATTTGACGGAAGCTTCAGGTGTCTCTTCGGAGCAGCTGATCGCTGAATATCCAAGACTTGCCGAAACTCCTTTCAATGCTGAAACTAAAATGATGGTTACACTAAATGAACATCAAAATGGGGATTTTGTTGCTGCCAAAGGTGCTGTTGAAAGTATACTCGAAAGGTGTACCCAGATTCAATCTGGTAAAGAAAAGCTACCCTTAACTCCGGCTCAACGAACCGGCATAATTTCAGCTGCTGAAAAGATTTCGGCTGATGGGCTGCGTGTATTGGCTTTTGGATATAGAGAGGCTCCAGAAATTTCAAAGGAGCATTATCTTGAGGAATTGGTATATGTAGGTATGGTTGGTTTTTTGGATCCACCAAGGTTAGCTGTTAAGGGCGCTATTGCGACCTGCCGGGTAGCCGGAATTAAAACGGTGATGATTACGGGAGATCATCCCATGACTGCATTGAATATTGCGATGAAAACCGGTATCGCTACTAAGGATGATCAGGAAGTGATCAAGGGAAGTGAATTGCCAGATATGAAATCACTTAGCAAACAATGGCGTAAGAAAATTCTTTCCGCAGTGGTTTTTGCCAGAACTACGCCCAGGCAAAAACTGGAAATCGTAGAAGTGTATCAAAAAGCGGGGTATCTGGTTGCGATGACTGGAGATGGGGTAAATGATGCGCCCGCACTTAAACAAGCGGATATTGGGATTGCGATGGGATTAAGGGGCACTCAGGTTGCTAAGGAAACAGCGAGCATTGTGCTGAAAGATGATTCTTTTGTTTCCATAGCAAGGGCAGTCGCTCATGGCAGGGAGATATTTCAGAACATACAACGCTTTGTAATTTATCTCGTTTCCTGTAACCTGAGTGAGATTTTTATTGTTACACTTTTAGGTTTTCTGGCACCTCAAACCATATTACTTCCCTTACAGATTCTTTTTTTGAATATGGTCACTGATGTCTTTCCAGCACTTGCGTTAGGCCTTGGAAAGGGAGATCCGACAGTGATGGAGAAATCACCAAGAGATCCAAAACTAGATATCATCTCGAATAAAAACTGGCTGATCATCGTGCTGTATGCAACGCTGATCACTGGATCGGTAGTCTTGGCGGTATTCTATTGCCGTGCATTTGTATCAAATGATCCTAAGGTGCTTAACAATATTGCTTTTATTACGCTGGCCTTTGCTCAGCTCTTTCATGTTTTCAACATGTCTTCTAATCACTCTGGAATATGGTCAAACGAAGTCACTAAAAACAGGTTTGTATGGCTGGCACTGTTGTTATGTTTCTTCCTGATATTTTTGGTTTACTTATTTCCACAGACACACGTTGCACTCAATTTATCTATATTTTCTATTGATGCATGGATGGTAGCCATTATGGCCAGTTTGCTTCCTTTGGTTGTGGTTCAGATTTATAAGATCCTTTGGGGAAAGAGAAAAAGTACTTCCCCGTAA
- a CDS encoding PAS domain-containing sensor histidine kinase, which translates to MENTVLLKAIIDNAIDGLITIDDQGIIESINPSACRLFSYTEQEVLGKNVSMLMPQPDRTNHNGYLFHYKKTAKASIIGIGRELTGLKKNGSTFPFRLGVSEVKYSGRIIYAGFIHDLSREKEAESQLQDYAALLEDQVQERTLSLRETVEALEKTKVELNLSLENLHNTVFTLEQTQKELNLSLAKEQELGKLKSRFVSIASHEFRTPLSMVQLSASLIERHALPFDNPNISKHVDKIKDAVLNVTAILNDFLSLEKLDTGKVQAKFSYFNLADFAAEIAEEMQIALKGGQKIVYVHRGPEFMITLDQTLLKNCIVILIDNAIKYSGEESSIQFYTKINENNCSIRICDNGIGIPLDDQRHLCEPFFRAHNTGKISGNGLGLSILSRYTELMNGKVDFKSRINRGTLFTLTFPQS; encoded by the coding sequence ATGGAAAATACCGTTCTGCTTAAAGCGATCATCGATAATGCGATAGACGGTCTGATTACCATAGATGACCAGGGAATAATTGAGTCCATTAATCCCTCAGCCTGTAGACTATTTAGCTATACTGAACAGGAAGTTCTTGGAAAAAACGTCTCCATGCTCATGCCACAACCAGACCGGACAAATCATAACGGTTACCTCTTTCATTATAAAAAAACTGCTAAAGCCAGCATTATTGGTATTGGCAGAGAATTAACAGGCTTAAAAAAGAATGGCAGTACATTTCCTTTTCGTCTGGGCGTCAGTGAAGTTAAATACTCAGGAAGAATTATTTATGCTGGTTTTATTCATGACCTGAGCAGGGAAAAAGAAGCCGAATCACAACTCCAGGATTATGCCGCTTTACTCGAAGATCAGGTGCAGGAACGAACGCTTTCCCTTCGGGAAACGGTTGAAGCATTGGAAAAAACCAAGGTTGAATTGAATTTATCCCTGGAAAATTTGCACAATACTGTTTTTACTTTGGAACAAACCCAAAAGGAACTAAACTTATCCCTGGCAAAAGAACAAGAATTAGGAAAGCTTAAAAGTCGGTTCGTTTCTATTGCATCACATGAATTCCGAACACCTTTGAGTATGGTACAGCTTTCTGCATCACTTATTGAACGACATGCACTTCCTTTTGACAATCCAAACATCAGCAAACACGTAGACAAAATAAAAGATGCTGTACTGAATGTTACTGCAATCCTCAATGACTTCCTATCCCTGGAAAAACTGGATACCGGGAAAGTACAAGCTAAATTCAGTTATTTTAATTTGGCTGATTTCGCTGCAGAAATCGCTGAAGAGATGCAGATCGCTTTAAAAGGTGGACAAAAGATAGTATATGTACATAGGGGCCCAGAATTTATGATCACATTGGATCAGACCTTGTTAAAAAACTGCATCGTTATACTTATTGACAATGCGATAAAATACTCCGGGGAAGAAAGTTCTATACAATTCTATACCAAGATCAATGAAAATAATTGCAGCATCAGAATTTGTGACAATGGCATTGGAATACCCTTAGACGACCAGAGACATCTTTGCGAGCCATTTTTCCGGGCACATAACACGGGAAAGATCTCTGGCAATGGGCTTGGATTAAGTATACTTTCCAGGTATACTGAGCTGATGAATGGCAAAGTAGATTTCAAAAGCAGAATTAACCGAGGTACACTTTTCACCCTCACATTTCCCCAATCATGA